The Nostoc sp. 'Peltigera membranacea cyanobiont' N6 genome contains the following window.
TACCAAAATTTGGGGATCGCGAATAGCAGCCCGCGCAAAGGCTAAAAGTTGCTTTTGACCGCTAGAAATATTTGTGCCCCGTTCTCGAAGTTGAGTATCATAACCTTGGGGTAGTTCTTCTATAAACTGGGCAATATTGGTTTGCTCTGCTGCTTGTTGAATCTGTTCAATGGTATAGCCATCTCCTAAAGAAATGTTGCTTTTAATATCGCCTGCAAACAAGAAGCCATCTTGTAAAATCACTGCCATATAGCGCCGCAGTTCTGCCTGTGGGACTTCTCGAATATCTACGCCATCGATAAGAATGCGTCCTTGGGTGGGTTCGTAGAGGCGGCACAAAAGCCGGATGATCGAAGTTTTACCCGCACCTGTGGGGCCGACTAAGGCCACTTTTTCACCAGGACGAATGGTGAAATCTAAGTCTTTAATTACATAATCATCATTTTTGTAAGCAAACCAGACACGATCGAAGCGAATCTCGCCAAGTTCAGGTGGGGAAGTGATATCTGGGGATTCTAGATTTGCAACGATCTCGTCTATGTAGCCGAATTTAGCATCAAATATTGAAAAGCGCACATTGGCGCGATCGCGGATTTCTATCGGTTCATCTAATATATCGCCTACGCGTTCAATGGCGGTAAAACCAGCTTGAATGACTGTAAATTTTTCGGCAAAATCTCTTAAAGGGTCAAATAATCGCTGGGCATACAAGATAAATGCAGATAAAGTCCCAAAAGCTAAAGTTTTTCCTGAGAGTAACGAACTACCCATGTACAAAACAGCTGCGATCGCAATCAGCCCAATCCATTCTAAGGTTGCTGAAATAAATGAATCATAAAAGATGGTTTGATCCATTTGCTGAGTGTAATGGCTGTTGGTGGCGCGAAACAGTTCGGCATTAAATTTTTCTCTGCGGAATAACTGCACAACATTAATGCCAAGGACATTTTCTTGTAGCTGTGAGTTCAATATAGAAAGTTCTTCCCGCCCTTTGTAGTTGGCTTTGCGGTATTGTTGCTGAATGTAAACAATTAACCAGGTAACTGGTAACAGCATTAATAGCAACAAGCAAGTGAGTTGCCATTGGATAGAAAACATTAAACCCAAAATCACCAACATGGAAAACAAATTAGACACGATGCCAATTGCCCCAGTGGAAAAGACATCGCCTAATACTTCCACATCGCTGGTAATTCTGGTGATTAATTTACCTACAGGTGTGCGGTCAAAAAAGCGTACTGCTAGGGATGTTACGTGTTGGAATAAGTCTTGGCGAATTGCTACAGTGATTTCTTGCCCTAGCTTCTGTACTAAATAACCCTGGTAGCCTGTCAACAACAATCGGATTGCGATCGCAACAAACAACAATCCCTCCAGAATATTCAGCCCTTGGGACAAGGGGCGATTCTTGAGAAATTCGTAAGTGCTTGGTTCATTGCGAATTAGGGAGATAACTTGGCCAATCAACAGAGGTTGTATGGCATTAGCTAGTGCAAGCGGTACAAGTAGGGACATCGACAGCGTTAACAGTCGTCCGCTACGACGGGCATAAGGCACTAAACGCAAAAACAACCGCCAGTCATTTTCACGCCGACGAGGTTGTGTATAAGATTTTTTGAGGAATTGGTAGATGCTCATAGTAAGAGCATTATAGTTAACTACCCCGCTATATTATCCGATGGCGCTTCCCAATTCATCGGGAATAACCTCCAGGACTCTTTAGTTCTATTGGTCTGACATTCCTTTCAAGGGCAGGAGTCCTGATTCTCAAGACCCAAATCTTTTACCCAGACACTTCAGGGTAACTACCCAAATAACTTTTTAAGATATACATCGTACCAACTTGGTTAAGATATAGCAACGTTTTTGAGAATGGTCATCGGCCCTTGGGCTTTGAGAATCTCCATTTCTGCTGCGTTTCGCACTAGCAAAGCACCAGCGAATCCTAATGAATTCACAGAGATAGATTGGAAATGCTCCTGCCTTCGCGGTACGATCAACATCCATTCTCGTGTAGCTAGCAGATTGTAAGCACCCAATTGCCTTGCATCTAAACCTACAGCCCCTAGCAAAGTGCGATAAACTTCTAGTGTTGCTTGGGCTGCTGTAAATGGTGACTCCATCCAATCAGGGTTTAGTGGTGCAAAAGCGTGTATAAAAGGAAGCTTTGTTAAAGTTGCGTTCGAGTCTTGAAATTGTGTTGCTGTCAGTAAAGGTTCAATCGGTATCTGTGGCCCTGAAGATGCAAGCGGTAGTGGTACTAATTGCAAGTGTTTGTGTCGCTGACTAGCACCTGCATTTTTGCCACTGTTGTAAAATACTAAACCATCAAAATCAGCTAAACACGCCCACATAGCTGCAAAATCTTCCAAATTCAGCAAACTTTCCTGTTCCTGGAAGGTACGGGTAACGATCAGCAGGTGATAATCTACAACATTGTATTTATTAAAGATACATACATGAGTATCGGAAATATCCGCCACAAATAAATCTTCTTCATAAGGCAAAAAAGGGTTAAACTCTTCACCAGAAATAACAGATTGTTTTTCCTGTTTCTCCTTAGCTGCTTTTTTGCGATTCAGGTTAGACAAAATCCGCACCAAAAAGCGCACGCCATCCTGTTCGACAAATTCAAATTCTGTCAGGATCGACAGTAGCGCCCCACATTGTAAAGCATGATTAGTCCGTTCTTTAACACTTGTCCATAAAGTGCCAGGCTTCAGTAAGATTTTCCCCTGTGCCATTTTATTCCTTTAGGCATGGTATGGAACACGCAGTCAACTTAATATAAAATTGGCGGTTATAAACCTTACTGGTTCTAACTTTATACGCATTATATTTGTGTGCCCCTACGAATGAGTATATTCCAAAACGGTTTAATAAAATACCAAAGCTTTCACAACAACGCAATACCTCCGCAACAAAACTGTCACAAATCATATCTACATTAGTAATACATCTAAATATCCTTCCAGACAGCAATGCAAAACCAACCTCGTGATGGAGAACACCCATCAAATAGCATTTTATCCAACACTGCTGATGTCAAAGACCATAATCGAGCACCCTGGAAAAAGGCTGCCGCCTCTCTATCGCTGGTGCTGCTGGGATCGGGTATGACATTTGCAGGCGGCTATATGGCTGGACACCCTCAGCAGGTGTCTGAAAGTGCATCTAATTTGGCGGTGAGTCGAGTAAATGCGGCTCCTCCATTACCATCTGCCACAGATCCTAACTTTGTTACCCAGGTGGTACAAAGGGTTGGGCCGGCTGTAGTGCGAATTGATTCTTCCCGAACCGTAAAAACTCAGATACCAGATGAATTTAACGATCCATTTTTTCAACGCTTCTTTGGCTCTCAAATGCCAGAACAACAACAGAATCGCGTAGAACGGGGTACTGGTTCAGGTTTTATTATTAGTGCTGATGGTCGTATTCTCACCAATGCTCACGTAGTCGATGGTGCTGATACAGTAACAGTAACACTTAAGGATGGACGTAGCTTTAAAGGAAAGGTTTTAGGAAAAGATGAATTGACTGATGTTGCTGTTGTCAAAATTCAGGCGGACAATCTGCCTTTAGTTGCATTGGGTAACTCAGATAAACTGCAACCTGGAGAATGGGCGATCGCGATCGGCAACCCCCTTGGACTAGATAATACAGTAACTACCGGAATTATCAGTGCTACTGGACGCAGTAGCAATCTAATCGGCGCTCCCGATAAGCGAGTAGAGTATATTCAAACTGATGCAGCCATTAATCCCGGTAACTCCGGTGGACCCTTGCTAAATTATCGTGGTGAGGTAATTGCCATGAATACAGCCATTATCCAAGGGGCACAAGGATTAGGTTTTGCTATTCCCATCAACACAGCACAACGCATTTCCAGTCAACTAATAGCTACAGGCAAAGTAGAACATCCTTATTTGGGAATTCAGATGGTAGGGTTAACGCCTCAGCTAAAACAAAACATCAACTCAGATCCTAATAGCGGTTTGAGTGTAAATGAAGATAAAGGTGTATTAGTTGTGAAAGTTGTGCCAAATTCACCAGCCGCTAAAGCAGGCATCCGTGCTGGTGATGTTATCCAAAAGCTCGGTGGGCAAACAGTCACAGATGCCAGCAGTGTCCAAAAAGTAGTAGAAAATAGCCAAGTCGGGGGTGATTTGCGCTTGGAATTACGTCGCAATGGACAGAATCTTAACGTAGCCGTACAACCAGGTGCTTTCCCCACCCAACCAGTACAATAAAAGTTTTTCTATTGAGTAAAAGTGAATTTATTGGGATGGGTATTTTGCCCGTCCCTTTTTTTTAGGTGGCAAAGATAAGCTGGGCATTGCCACAAACATCAGAAGTTTTCTTCAAAAACAGAGTTATTTTTATATTTTTGATCCATGACATTAGTCACGGTACAGTTAATTACCTTTTTCACTAGTGTATAGCTCTTTTCAGCCATATCATTTATTTGTGAAACTGATTAATATTTTGCGAAATATTAATCAATTTGATGTCTATATCTACAGAAGGAAAGTTTGCGAATGAGTATTAAAAGAATGCTTGCTAGTGCAGCGCTGATTTTACCAATTGCTTTTACCTTTATTCCTTCCCAGGCCGATGCTCAGATTAGACGGTCTGTTAGGCGACCAGTTCCAGTTAGAATCATCAGAAAATCGTCGCCAGTTAGGGTTCGTACTCCTATTCAAGCGAGAAGAAGAATATTGGTTCCTGGACGTTGGGTGCAAACAAATCGTGGCCGTAG
Protein-coding sequences here:
- a CDS encoding ATP adenylyltransferase family protein — translated: MAQGKILLKPGTLWTSVKERTNHALQCGALLSILTEFEFVEQDGVRFLVRILSNLNRKKAAKEKQEKQSVISGEEFNPFLPYEEDLFVADISDTHVCIFNKYNVVDYHLLIVTRTFQEQESLLNLEDFAAMWACLADFDGLVFYNSGKNAGASQRHKHLQLVPLPLASSGPQIPIEPLLTATQFQDSNATLTKLPFIHAFAPLNPDWMESPFTAAQATLEVYRTLLGAVGLDARQLGAYNLLATREWMLIVPRRQEHFQSISVNSLGFAGALLVRNAAEMEILKAQGPMTILKNVAIS
- a CDS encoding HhoA/HhoB/HtrA family serine endopeptidase — translated: MQNQPRDGEHPSNSILSNTADVKDHNRAPWKKAAASLSLVLLGSGMTFAGGYMAGHPQQVSESASNLAVSRVNAAPPLPSATDPNFVTQVVQRVGPAVVRIDSSRTVKTQIPDEFNDPFFQRFFGSQMPEQQQNRVERGTGSGFIISADGRILTNAHVVDGADTVTVTLKDGRSFKGKVLGKDELTDVAVVKIQADNLPLVALGNSDKLQPGEWAIAIGNPLGLDNTVTTGIISATGRSSNLIGAPDKRVEYIQTDAAINPGNSGGPLLNYRGEVIAMNTAIIQGAQGLGFAIPINTAQRISSQLIATGKVEHPYLGIQMVGLTPQLKQNINSDPNSGLSVNEDKGVLVVKVVPNSPAAKAGIRAGDVIQKLGGQTVTDASSVQKVVENSQVGGDLRLELRRNGQNLNVAVQPGAFPTQPVQ
- a CDS encoding ABC transporter ATP-binding protein, with product MSIYQFLKKSYTQPRRRENDWRLFLRLVPYARRSGRLLTLSMSLLVPLALANAIQPLLIGQVISLIRNEPSTYEFLKNRPLSQGLNILEGLLFVAIAIRLLLTGYQGYLVQKLGQEITVAIRQDLFQHVTSLAVRFFDRTPVGKLITRITSDVEVLGDVFSTGAIGIVSNLFSMLVILGLMFSIQWQLTCLLLLMLLPVTWLIVYIQQQYRKANYKGREELSILNSQLQENVLGINVVQLFRREKFNAELFRATNSHYTQQMDQTIFYDSFISATLEWIGLIAIAAVLYMGSSLLSGKTLAFGTLSAFILYAQRLFDPLRDFAEKFTVIQAGFTAIERVGDILDEPIEIRDRANVRFSIFDAKFGYIDEIVANLESPDITSPPELGEIRFDRVWFAYKNDDYVIKDLDFTIRPGEKVALVGPTGAGKTSIIRLLCRLYEPTQGRILIDGVDIREVPQAELRRYMAVILQDGFLFAGDIKSNISLGDGYTIEQIQQAAEQTNIAQFIEELPQGYDTQLRERGTNISSGQKQLLAFARAAIRDPQILVLDEATASLDVGTEALVQEALNELLLRRTAIIIAHRLSTIRNVDRIFVLKRGELIEQGSHDQLLQQGGLYATLHNLQMLGT